The following are encoded together in the Capsulimonas corticalis genome:
- a CDS encoding zinc ribbon domain-containing protein — MPLLRETLDALLALQQIDTQLQRTRKTQAGLDTGADAKTKAAAARAHAQTLSQDYHKTAADLKDTELKLSTLENKLKTNHQRMYQGTITNAKELANLEKEIDSLGRQRSDLDGRILELMDEVESKKTASALADAEAAQAEGHHQSTVAQYHARFESLAGDLTTLTAQRTEAANQVEDKAMLKRYDDIRARAAGVGIARVVDRTCGGCHMQLGSQAINMALGGDELAICENCGRLLTK, encoded by the coding sequence ATGCCCCTATTGCGTGAGACGCTCGACGCGCTGCTGGCACTGCAGCAGATCGATACGCAACTTCAGCGAACTCGGAAGACACAGGCTGGTCTCGATACCGGAGCGGACGCCAAGACGAAGGCGGCCGCCGCCCGCGCCCACGCGCAGACTCTGAGTCAGGATTACCATAAAACCGCCGCCGACCTCAAAGACACCGAGCTAAAGCTCTCCACTCTGGAGAACAAACTCAAAACCAACCACCAGCGCATGTATCAGGGAACGATCACCAACGCCAAAGAACTGGCGAATCTGGAGAAAGAGATCGATTCGCTGGGGCGGCAGCGCTCGGACCTGGACGGCCGCATTCTCGAACTGATGGATGAGGTTGAATCGAAAAAGACCGCCTCTGCCCTGGCCGACGCGGAAGCGGCGCAGGCGGAAGGGCATCACCAATCCACCGTCGCGCAGTACCATGCGCGTTTTGAATCCCTGGCCGGGGATTTGACGACTCTGACCGCCCAGCGCACGGAGGCCGCGAACCAGGTCGAGGACAAGGCGATGCTCAAGCGATACGACGATATCCGGGCGCGCGCCGCCGGCGTTGGGATTGCCCGCGTGGTCGATCGCACCTGCGGCGGCTGTCATATGCAGCTCGGATCTCAGGCGATCAACATGGCGCTGGGCGGCGACGAGCTAGCTATCTGCGAAAACTGCGGACGTCTGCTCACGAAATAA